TCGGCGGCGGGAGGCCGCCCTCCATCGGTTCGAGCCTAAGGCTTTGGCTTTGGGTTCGCGGCGCGAGCTTTTTCCAGCCGGGCTTTGACCTCGCTCAACTCCTTCGGAGTGGATTTCAAGCGCCCCGCTTGCTCCTGCCAGCCCGCGAGCTGCTGTTCGAGCACCTCCACCAGCGCGGTCCCATTCCCCTGGGCGCGCAGGATCCGCTCCTTCAGCTCGAGGTAGTCGAGCTTGCGGGGACCATAGGCGTGGGCGAGCGCGCGGTTCACCGCACCCAGGGCCGCGTCCCAACGCTTCATGTGCACCAGCACCGAAGCCAGGCGAGCCGGAGGCTCGTAGGAATCCGGGATCTCGCGCTCGCGTTGCTCGAGCATGGCGATGGCCTTGTCGCCTTGCCCGAGGGCCATGTAGGAGACCGCGCGACCGTAGTCGTAGGTCGCGGCGGCCGCGGGATCCGGAGCCTTGGCTGCCGCCGCTTCGAGAAGCGCGATGCGCTTCTCGTGCGCCTCCCGCGCACCCTTCTTGTCCCCCAGATCGACGCGCGCGTTGGCCAGGATCTGCCACGCGTCGGCGATGTCGTCGGCGGACGCGTCGGCGGGGGGCGACGCGACGATTTCCTCCAGCCGCTCGGTGGCGGCGCGGCGCACGGCTTTCTTTTCGGCTTCCGTGGACAGCCCCTTGGCGCACGAGAGCCACAGCGCGCAGAAGTCCGCCGGCTGCGCCGCGCCCGTCACCTCTCGGGCGTGTTTTTCGCCCACGGCGACGCACTCCTTGGCGCGGCGAGCGCGATGCAGGCTCTGGATCCACCCCACCAGCGCTTCGCTGCGCCGCGGCCAGCTCGCGGGCGCCCCGCGCACCGCTTGCTCGTAGGCCTGGGCCGCCTCCGCGTACTTCTGGTGGGCCTGGGCTCGCTTACCAGCGAGCAATCGAGCCAGCGGCGTGCCGGGCGCAACGCTGCTCTGCTCTTCCGCCACGGCGAGCGCGTCGCTCAGCAGCTTTTCCACCTCGCGGAGCGAGGCGCTGCCGGGCCAATAGCCGAGCACCTCGCCCTTCTTCGCTTCGAGCACGAAGAGCGTGGGCCACACGTCGATGGCGTACTTCTGCACGAAGTCCGCGTTCTCGTCGCGGTCCGTGTCCACGGACGCGAACACCACTTGGTCGGAGAAACGTGACAGCGCGGGATCCGAAAATACGAAGTGCTTCATGCTCAGGCAGGTGTGGCACCACGGTGCCCACGCATCCACGAACACGAGCTTGCCGTCGGCCTTCGCCCGGGTCAGCGCGGCGTTCACGTCGTCTTCGATGAACCCGACGGGCGCCGCGGGCGTTTCCTTGGAGGCCGGTACGCTCGCCACGGGAGCTGCAGCCGAGGTGGTCGCTACCGGCGGCGCCGTCGTCGGCGGCGGCGCTGGCGGCGCAACCGCGGGGCTGCAGCCAGCGAAAAGCATCAGCCCGGCCCAGAGCATCCTCTGCATGCGAGGACGATAGCCGGATTCGGCCGAGACGCACCCCCGCTCGCGTGCCACGATGAGCCCGCCATGAGAGCCGTGCCGCTTTTGCTGTTGTCCTTTCTCGCCGCATGCGTGGTGGACCCCAAGCCCGACGAGAGCGCGGAGAACTGCCAGCGCATCTGCGCCCGCCGGACCGAGTGCCCGGGCCACACCAGCGAGACTGAGTGCCAGGAGTCCTGCGTCGCGGCGCACTATCCTTCCGGCTGCGCCGACGCTTTCGAGGCCGCGACGTGCAGCGAGATCGACGGCACGTCGACCAGCGCCAGCTTCACCGACGCCTGCTACCCGGCGTGCTCTCCGGACGGGCGCATTTGCCAAGGAGACACTCTCGCTGCCTGTACCAACAGTCGCTTGGTCCAGCAGGATTGCGACTACCGCTGCAAGACCCAGGGCTTCAGCTACAGCGGAGTGTGTGCGGCCACCAAGAACGGGCAGTACACGCAGAGCGGGCTGCCCGAATGCTGGTGCGAGTGATCACAAGAGCTTGGCGCGCCGCGAGATGATCGCGATCGTCACCACGATCGCCAACACCACCAGCCAGAACGCTAGGTAGCCGTAGTTCCACTCGAGCTCCGGCAGCACCTTGAAGTTCATACCGTACACGCCGCACAAGAACGTGAGCGGCAAGAAGATCACGCTCACCACGGTGAGCTTCTTCATGACCTCGTTGGTGCGGTGGCCGACGAGCGACATGTACAGGTTCAGGGAGTTGCTCAAGATGTCCCGGTCTACGAGCAGGTCTTGAAGCACGCGTTCGATGGTGCCCACCATGTTGGCCAGATACGGCTGCGTGGCTTCGCTGATGAATCGGGACTTGCGGGTGGAAAGGTCCGTGAGCACCGCCCGGGCGGGCAGCACCACCTTGCGAAAGTGCAAGAGATCCGCCCCCAGCTCGCTCACGCGGCCGAACACGCGATCGTCCACCTCCCCGATCAGGTCCCGCTGCAGCTCCTCCACTCGTTCCTCGAAGCGCTTCTGGACGTCCAGGTAGTTGTCGATCAGGTGCTCCCACAGCTCGTACAGGAGGAAGCTCGGGCTCTGGGCGAACTGCTGGAAGTCGTCCTTGTAGTCCTTCTCCAGCGCCGACAAGAACAGCACGTTGCCCTGATGGATGGTCAACAAGAAGCGCTCCCCGAGCACCGCATCTACCCGGTCCAGATCGAAGTGACGTCCGACCAGGCGGCAGCCCGAGACCACCATGTGCAGGTACTCCGAGTAGCGGGCCTGCTGCGTGGCCGGCTCGCGGGTGAGGGCGTCCTCGATGATCTCGTCGTCCACCAGGCCGAGGCCTTCCAGAGCCTCCCGCGCTCCATCGGCGTTGCCGAGGTCGACGTCCAGCCACACGAACTTGCCGGAGGCCATCGCGTCCCGCGCCTCATTCGCGTCGATCTCGACCTCGTCCTTGGTGGCGAAATCGAGGGCCCGCGCCCGCACGCCGACGCCGCGCGGGCGGATTTCACGACTGCCTTCCTTCAACGGCGCGACATCAAGATGCGGAGGATGAACATGAACAGGTTGCGGAGCTGCACCAGGATCGCCAGGGCATCTCCCACCGGGTCGTCCATGTCGCTGTTACGGAAGATGTAGCTGGTCACGTACAGCAAGAAGCCGATGGACAGCACCGCGCCGCCGCTCGCCACGGCCAGGGCGAAGGGCTCACTGTCCAGGAAGAAGGTGAGCACGCAGCCCGTGAGGATGACGAAGAAGCCCATGCTCAAGATGGAGCCGAGCCAGGAGAAGTCTTTGCGCGCGACGAAGATGTAGGCGGTGATGGCGAAGAACACCGCGAACACCATCATGAAAGTGTCGCGCACCGGGTTGGCGGACATTGTTTCGCCGAACCCGGCGTAGAACTGGGCGACGAACACCATGGGGGCGAGCTCGATGCCCATCAGCGCGGCGACGCCGAACAGCGCCGCCACGTTCACGTAGCGCACCTTGCTCACCCAGCTGGCGACGAAGGTGGCCAGCACCAAGGCGCCAAAGGCTCCATAGAGCAGGGCGCTGTTCCCCAGCATCAAGCCGACCAGGAACGGAACCTCCGCCGGACGTCCCTCGGGTGAGGTCATGGAGATGGTCGGCCCCAAGCTGACCGCCGCCCAGCCGAACAGCACGGCGATGAACGCCGATGCGCCCAGCAGGCCATACACCTTGCGCAGGTATCTGAGGCGGTCCGCGGCGATGGGCGGCGCCACCTGGCCCAGCACGCCGGGCATGGCGACCGCGCCCGCGGCCATGCCGCCTCCCGCCATCGCGTAGGCCGGGTGTCCGCCCGCGCCGTACTGTTGCTGCTGCTGCGGAGCCGCGTACTGCTGCTGCGGAGCTGCGTACTGCTGCTGCGGAGCTGCGTATTGCTGCTGCGGAGCTGCGTATTGCTGCTGCGGAGCCGGGTATTGCTGCTGCGGCGCCTGTTGCTGCGGAGGCGGAGCGCCGTAGCCGGGCACGGGGGCCGGCCCCTGCGGCTCCGGCGCTTGTTGCATCAGCATGGTCCCGCCGCCGGCGAAGCCCGCCGCGGGTGCCGCTGGCCGGACGCGAACCAAGAAGCCACCCGCGGGCATCGGCTCCGCGGAGACGCTCATGCCCTGGGCTCGGTACTGCTGCTCGTACCCCGCGATCGCTTGGCGATCCGCCTCTGGGTTCCCGCTATTGACCTGAAACTCCCATCCGTCGCTCATCGAACGCTCCCTCGCTTCAGCCGCGGCGCATCATACGCCGGCGCCGCGGAAGCGAGATAGCAAGATCGCTGAGTCCTGCAGATGCCAGGACTTGGGGCTCAGGGAGCGTAGATACGACCGGGAGCGCCGCTCTTGCCGTCTTGGGTATGGCAGCTGTTGCAGTCGCCGCTGGGGACGGACTGCTTCATGACGCGCTCCTTGCCTCCGGCGATAACCTTCGCGCTGTAGGGGGCGACGAAGCTGCCCTGGTTGGTCTCGTAGAAGAAGTTGCCCGCCGCGTTGGTGGTGAGCGTGATGGTCTTGTTCTGGGCGTCCGTCACTTCCACGGTGATGTTCGGCGCGCCGTTGCAGTCATCCGGCTCCCGCACGGAGGGGTACACCGTGCCAGCGATGTGGAACGCGGGACCTTCATTGCTGGTCGTGTGACAGTTGATGCACTCCCCGCCGGGATGCATCAGGGGCGACTCGTGATTGCCCTGCGTCCAGTTCGTACCGCTGCTGCATAG
This portion of the Polyangiaceae bacterium genome encodes:
- a CDS encoding US12 family protein encodes the protein MSDGWEFQVNSGNPEADRQAIAGYEQQYRAQGMSVSAEPMPAGGFLVRVRPAAPAAGFAGGGTMLMQQAPEPQGPAPVPGYGAPPPQQQAPQQQYPAPQQQYAAPQQQYAAPQQQYAAPQQQYAAPQQQQQYGAGGHPAYAMAGGGMAAGAVAMPGVLGQVAPPIAADRLRYLRKVYGLLGASAFIAVLFGWAAVSLGPTISMTSPEGRPAEVPFLVGLMLGNSALLYGAFGALVLATFVASWVSKVRYVNVAALFGVAALMGIELAPMVFVAQFYAGFGETMSANPVRDTFMMVFAVFFAITAYIFVARKDFSWLGSILSMGFFVILTGCVLTFFLDSEPFALAVASGGAVLSIGFLLYVTSYIFRNSDMDDPVGDALAILVQLRNLFMFILRILMSRR
- a CDS encoding thioredoxin family protein, coding for MQRMLWAGLMLFAGCSPAVAPPAPPPTTAPPVATTSAAAPVASVPASKETPAAPVGFIEDDVNAALTRAKADGKLVFVDAWAPWCHTCLSMKHFVFSDPALSRFSDQVVFASVDTDRDENADFVQKYAIDVWPTLFVLEAKKGEVLGYWPGSASLREVEKLLSDALAVAEEQSSVAPGTPLARLLAGKRAQAHQKYAEAAQAYEQAVRGAPASWPRRSEALVGWIQSLHRARRAKECVAVGEKHAREVTGAAQPADFCALWLSCAKGLSTEAEKKAVRRAATERLEEIVASPPADASADDIADAWQILANARVDLGDKKGAREAHEKRIALLEAAAAKAPDPAAAATYDYGRAVSYMALGQGDKAIAMLEQREREIPDSYEPPARLASVLVHMKRWDAALGAVNRALAHAYGPRKLDYLELKERILRAQGNGTALVEVLEQQLAGWQEQAGRLKSTPKELSEVKARLEKARAANPKPKP
- a CDS encoding magnesium transporter CorA family protein; the encoded protein is MKEGSREIRPRGVGVRARALDFATKDEVEIDANEARDAMASGKFVWLDVDLGNADGAREALEGLGLVDDEIIEDALTREPATQQARYSEYLHMVVSGCRLVGRHFDLDRVDAVLGERFLLTIHQGNVLFLSALEKDYKDDFQQFAQSPSFLLYELWEHLIDNYLDVQKRFEERVEELQRDLIGEVDDRVFGRVSELGADLLHFRKVVLPARAVLTDLSTRKSRFISEATQPYLANMVGTIERVLQDLLVDRDILSNSLNLYMSLVGHRTNEVMKKLTVVSVIFLPLTFLCGVYGMNFKVLPELEWNYGYLAFWLVVLAIVVTIAIISRRAKLL